The Drosophila gunungcola strain Sukarami chromosome 3L unlocalized genomic scaffold, Dgunungcola_SK_2 000003F, whole genome shotgun sequence genome contains a region encoding:
- the LOC128258435 gene encoding lipase member H, with amino-acid sequence MRAEFTMQKSTAQMIAAICLICQSLAVEVKDEDKKPLNIDSVQRQNLKLLTEQLNRGWRAFCDAPVDEGVMSLFQGINPSDARIHVMTITNQSVELPIKSISQIKDFDINPERKTLIYVNAFHTADSYFSVQEHLTLLQNSRRDLNVIVVDFAKDVAQLYYAVRHHLSVDGYFVYKLLRALTDAGISVQDITLAGHSVGANIAALGAQLFARENKQLVGQLIAIDPATMCRTTDILVKQSVAARVIVLHGEGDVFGVRVPLGHIDIYPNGIGYFPRRKLQPGCDSKICSHMYPFVLFMEALIEGVMIPATKCESWAKFRQGDCNFQNTINMGLIYPASAKGLYFCLTQPNPPFTYMEHGLRYKARSPEKSTVKKSS; translated from the exons ATGAGAGCAGAATTCACCATGCAGAAGAGCACAGCCCAGATGATCGCAGCAATCTGCCTGATCTGTCAATCTCTGGCAGTGGAGGTTAAGGATGAGGATAAAAAGCCCCTAAATATTGACAGTGTCCAaagacaaaatttaaaactgctAACTGAGCAACTGAATCGGGGATGGCGCGCCTTCT GTGATGCCCCCGTGGATGAGGGTGTGATGTCCCTCTTTCAGGGCATTAATCCCAGCGATGCCCGAATCCATGTCATGACCATTACCAACCAGAGTGTGGAGCTGCCCATCAAGTCGATATCACAAATCAAAGACTTCGACATCAACCCGGAGCGAAAGACCCTCATTTATGTGAATGCCTTCCATACGGCCGACAGTTATTTCAGTGTCCAGGAGCACTTGACTCTACTGCAGAATAGCAGGAGGGATCTCAATGTCATAGTGGTGGATTTCGCCAAGGATGTGGCTCAATTGTACTATGCAGTGCGTCATCATCTCTCCGTTGATGGTTATTTCGTTTATAAACTACTGAGGGCGCTAACGGATGCGGGCATTTCCGTGCAGGATATAACTTTGGCAGGACACTCGGTGGGTGCGAATATAGCCGCTTTGGGAGCGCAACTATTTGCCAgggaaaacaaacaattgGTGGGTCAACTGATAGCCATCGATCCTGCCACAATGTGCCGCACCACCGATATCTTGGTGAAACAAAGTGTGGCTGCGAGGGTGATAGTGCTGCACGGCGAGGGTGATGTTTTTGGGGTAAGGGTTCCTCTGGGTCACATTGATATCTACCCCAATGGcattggctacttcccaagaAGGAAACTTCAGCCGGGCTGCGATTCCAAGATCTGCAGTCACATGTATCCCTTTGTTTTGTTCATGGAG GCTCTCATCGAGGGTGTGATGATCCCAGCCACCAAATGCGAGAGTTGGGCGAAATTCCGCCAGGGAGACTGCAATTTCCAAAACACCATCAACATGGGTCTTATCTATCCAGCTAGTGCCAAGGGTCTGTACTTTTGTTTGACCCAGCCCAATCCACCATTTACCTACATGGAACATGGACTCCGTTATAAGGCGAGAAGTCCTGAAAAATCCACTGTCAAGAAGTCATCCTAA